One genomic segment of Pyruvatibacter mobilis includes these proteins:
- a CDS encoding PaaI family thioesterase: MPDSVAPETGVPADFEVTTWRGGFGNQVGPIYQRFSADGTWARGFLVTDKHTNGFQNCHGGMLMAFADMAFGSVVTYELHRFWVTVRLVTDFVSSAQLGEFVQGNAVITGTEDDFVTVRGHIWTGGNSPQMAGARTIMTGTGLFKMLGERPGQSPLDVQAKPQKAL; encoded by the coding sequence ATGCCTGACAGTGTTGCACCCGAAACCGGTGTACCGGCGGATTTCGAGGTCACGACCTGGCGGGGCGGCTTCGGCAACCAGGTGGGGCCCATCTATCAGCGGTTCAGCGCCGACGGTACCTGGGCGCGAGGATTTCTCGTTACCGACAAGCACACGAACGGCTTCCAGAACTGCCATGGCGGCATGCTGATGGCCTTTGCGGACATGGCCTTCGGGTCAGTCGTGACCTACGAGCTGCACCGGTTCTGGGTGACGGTGCGGCTGGTGACTGATTTTGTCTCGTCGGCGCAGCTTGGCGAGTTCGTGCAGGGCAACGCGGTGATTACCGGCACCGAGGACGATTTCGTGACCGTACGCGGCCATATCTGGACGGGTGGAAACAGCCCCCAGATGGCAGGCGCGCGCACCATCATGACCGGCACGGGGCTGTTCAAAATGCTGGGGGAACGGCCGGGTCAATCACCTCTGGACGTACAAGCGAAACCGCAAAAAGCGTTGTAA
- a CDS encoding aa3-type cytochrome c oxidase subunit IV, producing MSEGKVEAFEVERWGKEMDPEEHLGTWDGFMALTKYGTIAVVLILVFMGIFLL from the coding sequence ATGTCTGAAGGCAAGGTTGAAGCCTTTGAAGTAGAGCGCTGGGGCAAGGAGATGGACCCGGAGGAACATCTGGGCACGTGGGATGGCTTCATGGCCCTCACCAAGTACGGCACGATTGCCGTCGTCCTGATCCTTGTCTTCATGGGCATTTTCCTGCTCTAG